The genomic window ttatacgggtcaccaaaggtcacatgtcaaattgttaatcaacgtcgatcaatatcgtgtacttGTTACATGACTACCTTATCATAGTGATACAtttaccaaaggtcattatatatgtCACCAAAGGTCGAAggtcaaatattttatcaatttttatcaATATCGTATGTGTTTTATTTGCATGTCATATTTCAgttgaagatataccaaaggtcattatatgggtcaccatgattcacaggtcaaattatcaaccaatgtcgatcaatatcgtgcacatgacatatgtatatctgATAACAGAGACAAGTTATTCCAAaagtcattatatgggtcaccaaaggtcaaattgtcaatcaatgtcgatcaatatcgtacaaattttatatgtatatcatattacagtttgaagatatgccaaaggtcattatatgggtcaccaaaggtcacaggtcaaattaaCAACAATTGttgatcaatatcgtgtacatgtcatatgcatatctgataacaATGATgagttataccaaaggtcattatatgggtcaccaaaggtcacaggtcaaactGTTAATCagtgtcgatcaatatcgtgtacgtgtcatatcaatatcttatcatagtgataagttgtaccaaaggtcataatatgggtcaccaaagatcaaaggtcaaattgtttatcaatgttgtTTGATATcgtttacattatatatgtatatcacattacaatttgaagatataccaaaggttattatatgggtcaccaaagatcgaattgttaataaatatcgatcaatattttatgcttgttaaattgtatacagacttgtatcttataacagtgcTGTTATTCAGAGCAACATATACATGTGGCTCACTTTTCAACGGGTTCCGTTTTCAACAGGCTACACGTGGAAAAGAGAGACCtgatggggtccattttcaacaggaGAGTCAGTTTTCCACGGCGTCccgggttccattttccacgggggtccattttcaacgttacaccggcacGAAAACAGTCTCGAGGAGGATGGTACGGACTAAGGCATACAAGGTGGCGACATGGAGTAAGGTTTTACATATtactgtgatattttatttagCCAATGGAAAGATTTATCTAAATGAATTATCCTTacataataaaaagaaatggtGACACAGACAACAATTTCTTATTCCTTAACAAATTTCTAATTTGACGTAATTTGtaatcatgtatatattttgtagcCACACCTTAACACGTCCGATCGGGAATCGAACGACGGTCGCAAAGGTGAAAGGCGAGTGTGTTGCCACCGTGCTACCCGACTACTCGGCGAATGACCTCAATCTAGTTTCAGAAACACTTACACGATAATATCATTGACTATTTTGGTAACTCAACACGAAGGTAGTATTTACCCGTGATTTAGGACAGATCTGGTACCGGTGTAGGCCCATCGTTATGCTGGTAGACTAGTACAACAGCCGTATATATTGGATAAGGGATCGATTGAAAACTTCAGGGTAACCTGAACGAAACACCTAACCAATGCACGACGGGAACAAACGAACACACGACTATTAAGGTTGggttttaaatttgttttgttttgtttgtttgtttgtttgtttgttgttgttttgttttgttttttgttgttgttttttttggggggggggaaggtattattattttgatggACGTGTATTTCAACGTATAACAGAATTTAGCATTAGCAGAGGCGCAATGGCGAATCGGattagaaaacaatatatagaatGTGTAATTATCGTGGTCATAATTTAGAGCAATGCTTTCAGCGTAAAGACAGCATATTTAGAATTTCACGACCTCGTAACAGATTAGGTATTTAGTGGTCGATTTTAACTGACGATGGAGCCATTAACATTCAATGGtgtttttatattcaatttcGTTATTCTCACTTATCAAATGTCATCATACGCAACCTGGACACAGAAGCATGACACTCCGGTCAAATGAACTGATAGTGGGCTAACCAGCCGTTAATGCCAGTCATTTAACGAAACGTCAAGCAGAGCGATAAGTGCAAACTttatagactttggtatgtctcggtcatTGGATAGACCTCATAACCTCTCTCGATCAGGCAGACGGCCAAAACCGATGTATTTATAAGTAAGGCTTTGGGAAACAAAAAGGTTCAAAGGACGTAGAGAGAAAACAAACCATTCCCAGCGTTGTGATGGGTGGAGCAGATTTGGTAGCTTTCGTGCCCACAAGTTCACAACACCGAGTGTTTCAGTAGTAGTCGCCGCATACGATAATGGAGAGGGCATGGCAGTAAACTATATTAAATCAAAATCCCCAAATGAACAGGGATGTGAAATACagattaataatatataataacaacTAATAACTACGGTATATCGTGTAGAATGATGTCACTAGTACCCAACAGGATAACTACGGTATATCGTGTAGAATGATGTCACTAGTACCCAACAGGATAACTACGGTATATCGTGTAGAATGATGTCAGTGTATTGTACAGGGCAGTGTCACTAGTACCTAACAGGATAACTACGGTATATCGTGTAGAATGATGTCGGTGTATTGTACAGGGCGATGTCACTAGGACCAAACAGGATAACTACGGTATAATCGTGTAGAATGATGTCGGTGTATTGTACAGGGCAGTGTCACTAGTACCAAACAGGATAACTACGGTATATCGTGTAGAATGATGTCGGTGTATTGTACAGGGCTTTGTCACTAGTACCCGACAGGATAACTACGGTATAATCGTGTAGAATGATGTCGGTGTATTGTACAGGGCGATGTCACTAGTACCCGACAGGATAACTACGGTATATCGTGTAGAATGATGTCGGTGTATTGTACAGGGCGATGTCACTAGTACCCAACAGGATAACTACGGTATATCGTGTAGAATGATGTCGGTGTATTGTACAGGGCGATGTCACTAGTACCCGACAGGATAACTACGGTATAATCGTGTAGAATGATGTCGGTGTATTGTAGATGGCGATGTCACTAGTACCCGACAGGATAACTACGGTATATCGTGTAGAATGATGTCGGTGTATTGTACAGGGCAATGTCACTAGTACCCGACAGGATAACTACGGTATAATCGTGTAGAATGATGTCGGTGTATTGTACAGGGCGATGTCACTAGTACCCGACAGGATAACTACGGTATATCGTGTAGAATGATGTCGGTGTATTGTAGATGGCGATGTCACTAGTACCCGACAGGATAACTACGGTATAATCGTGTAGAATGATGTCGGTGTATTGTAGATGGCGATGTCACTAGTACCCGACAGGATAACTACGGTATATCGTGTAGAATGATGTCGGTGTATTGTACAGGGCTTTGTCACTAGGACCAAACAGGATAACTACGGTATAATCGTGTAGAATGATGTCGGTGTATTGTACGGTATGGGGGTGATTTAGTGCGTATAATGCCCGTTATATTTGGTAATTACGGTATGAGGGTGATTTAGTGCGTGTAATGACCGTTATATTTGGTAATTACGGTATGAGGGTGATTTAGTGCGTGTAATGACCGCTATACTTGGTAACTACGGTATGGGGGTGATTTAGTGTGTGTAATGACTGTTATACTTGGTAACTACGGTACGTATAACGGTTTCAATGTGATCATTGGTTGTGTAGTCCgtaattttattttctgatagAGAAAACATCTATAAAACTCAAGTCCCTGTGAAAGACAATAATGTCAGCCCATttacttacatgtatgtttgatgTTCTGGTTGTTGGAGTCCTTTGTTATGGTAAATTCCGTTTTACATGACCGCCATAGGCCACTCTGAACTTCGCTGAGGAACCTGCCCGTAGCATTAATGTACAGCCCGCCTGGTATCTCAAATGTAAGCCAATGAGTCGTAGCAACTGCGATAATATGGAGCAAAACGCCAAAAAGTGTCCCTCCCGTTGAGGAATAAAGGAGTCGCTTCTCCAACATGTACGGAGCTGCCATATTTgttataacaaaatgatataagTGTATTAATCCAATGGAACTCTATTCCTTGTGACGGACACTACACATCAACGGACATGCACGTGCAAATGCATGTCATGTATCACATACTCGGCAGACGACACTCTATTCCCTTACTCAAGGCTCCTATTTCACTGTCGGAATGCCCCTATCTTATCGCTCTGGCGTTCTCTCTGACCGATGCCTGGCTACTTGTGAGTACCCCCTCTGGCCATGCACGAGAGAGGGACTGTCGAACCTGACATTCATTAACCCTCTAGAAGCTCTGTAAGGGAAGCTACACACTAGAAACGCGCCAATGCACGTCAGTCAGCGCATTTCAGTACGAGTGTGGCGCTTGACTGGGTAGAACTTTGTATCCATCACTACTCCGTGCGAGCTGTACTATAGTGAACTACATTGCCGTATCTCAACACTAGCAATATATCTTTAGATCAGGCGATGTCGTACAAGGCTTAGACACAAAACAACGGACTCTCCAACGTCCTCTGTTGGTGTTTGGTCGTCGGCACGTGCAACGATTCTGCGGCACGGGTGCTATTTAGTTACAAATGGTGATGATGGACCACGCGGTTATCACAAGCGTGCAGATGTATCATCTCCAATGTCCGGTCGATAGGCGAATACCCATATATTTAGATCGATGCGACATAGTATAGTAATGGTGTATATCCAAGCAGACACGATCGGCTGAGAACTGTCCCCATACCTAACGTCAACAGAATTGTTGACATAACTAAAAGCGCCCGCTGTTTATATCTCTCAGCTTTATTGGACTTCGtgtaacaattttaaaaaatgtaaacaaaaaaactgaTTCCCATATGATCAATTACATGAAGAGAATTCGGATCAACAGCCTCCCACAAAACTATTCGAGCTTCATTAACATTGCATTGGCGGACGGATTGGCAAGAGTGAACTTTCAAACGTTGCGGAGCCATTTTTGGAACATGTGGCTGGCCCAGTACAATTGTTGTCTATTGGAATATAAAGTGTATGGGTGTAGAAACATCGATAGCAACGTACGAGCTCAAACTCTCAGCGCAGTGGCGGGTTACACTGCTGGAGAGCGAGATAAAGAAGTGGTGTTTTTTGTTAATCTACAGTAAACTCGCGTACACCAGTCACGTCTGTGCTGTGTTAGCGGGCACTACGTATCGTTACGCAAGCTAACCCTTGCCTTTCAACATCTGGTAACCCCctggtatgtgtgtgtttgtgcATTATTTACAAAAACTGGGTAACCAAGTTAAGAATGGTCTGCAGTGGTCAATTGTGGAAATCAATGATGGTATCTTATTAGGGGAGGTTTAAGAATAacccattaatatatatatcgtacattTAGACTCAAATAATAGATGACTCGGTCAAATAGTAATTAGCTTTAAGATCGTGGATAGAAATTACGCTTACAAATTAATAAAAGTCCTGTTTATAACCTGAATGATGTTTTACTTAGACAGAtcgtttgaaaataaaacattttcagaaTGGATTCTTCAGTTTGATATAActattttttaagatatttatctTAAACACAAACAGCAACAGAAATCCGTTTCCGAGCCTTTGAAAACGTGTGTTCCTTTGTTTTACAAAGCTTTGCTTGCTTTGCACTCTTTCCTTGACAAATGAAGCAGACGTTTTCGAATGCAGGCAAACACAGTTTTCTGTCGCTGTTTGtgtttaagataaaaaaaatctttacagttaaaaataaaacttttttttatttcctacTTAAGTTagtaaagaaagaaagaaagaaagaaagaaagaaagaaagaaagaaggtaaatgttattttaaactTTATGTGTCAAGATTGGCAATTTGAGGTGTAAGGTACATAAGCTGAAAGAAAGGGAAACTGAATAAGATTATCTGCTACCGAAATACATTTAAAGTTGTTTTGAAAAAGCAAACTATGCATTACGAGTCTGCCTTTTTCTACAAATATATCTTGtaatacattttctattttttttttttaatattttagctGTTATTTGGTGACAATGTGTTAGTATACCTAGCAGGGTACGTATCTGTGCTATCATTTAAAGTGATTTGAAATAACGCTCACATaacatttctatttttcatatattttaaaattatgtgATCTGTGGAATGAATCTGTTTTGACTCGAGACAATTTCGAAATGCGCGCGTGGTCTAATTACCTCCCcctaattacctccccttaaaCAATAGATGTTACTACACATTTTCGTCCCAAGAACTCCTCTGATAAACCAGCTAGGACGTGACTAAACAACAAATCAGAACAAAGCCATGACAGTGGCTACCAGGGAGTAGCAAGCCATTGTTTTCAGCCAGAAAGACATGACAAGTTCCAAAAGCCCTATTCCAAACGTACTgaatagaggatattgaatggtttcccgttaaatttagcatacatcattgtatatttcacgagtatgacagaatatcgatattttcacgagtgcgaagcacgagttaaaaatatcgaaatattctgtcaaagtaataaaacttatattttcactgcagctaTGAGCAGTGTAACATAAGATTTTgcagcagtgaaaatataagagtttgcagttaaaatatatagtgctgcagtgaaaatataagttttccgtttttgaccaatcagagctaacctttgtgttcacctcattgaaacttgctgatCTTTCCtgtcgaagcggagatagataaattggttattttgctgtatttatgaaatatattctgactagtttttgacaaaatactcacttgacgttagcttttcattccgataacagcagaaaacgcttaaattgcgctgatcagtcctttcaaaatggcgccgtcaagttgacgtggagtaacgtcacaaagagatgacgttaTTACTGATGCCCACACTTTTTGAcattattaatttttcgatattttcaattttgtttttaagtatatgaaatgcaataaaaatcaaattcaatGGTTTCCCattagatataacatatatttcactcgtatgacagaatatttcgatatttttcactcgtgctttgcactcgtgaaaatatagatagtctgtcatactcgtgaaatatatgttatattaaacgggaaaccattcaatatcctctatttattcgTGTGTCAATCACGAGagttatcaatatttctgaACTATTAAAGTATCTTTTACATAAGACAACTATGAAACGAGTCTTGAATTTTGCTCATTTTAGCGAATATCATGTGTAATAGGAATGATTCTATTTATCCTAATTACAAAGACTGGGAAAACCAAATCCAGTGCTAACATCGCTCTACAGTCGACATTACTGAAGAGTCACAGCAACCCCTTGTAATACTGACGAGTCACAGGAGGACGGAACCCCTTGTAATACTGACGAGTCACAGGAGGATGGAACCCCTAGTAATACTGACGAGTCTCAGGAGGACGGAACCCCTAGTAATACTGACGAGTCTCAGGAGGATGGAACCCCTAGTAATACTGACGAGTCTCAGGAGGACGGAACCCCTAGTAATACTGACGAGTCTCAGGAGGACGGAACCCCTAGTAATACTGACGAGTCACAGGAGGACGGAACCCCTAGTAATACTGACGAGTCACAGGAGGACGGAACCCCTAGTAATACTGACGAGTCACAGGAGGACGGAACCCCTAGTAATACTGACAAGTCTCAGGAGGATGGAACCCCTAGTAATACTGACGAGTCACAGGAGGACGGAACCCCTAGTAATACTGACGAGTCACAGGAGGATGGAACCCCTAGTAATACTGACGAGTCTCAGGAGGACGGAACCCCTAGTAATACTGACAAGTCTCAGGAGGATGGAACCCCTAGTAATACTGACGAGTCTCAGGAGGACGGAATCCCTAGTAATACTGACGAGTCTCAGGAGGACGGAACCCCTAGTAATACTGACATGTCTTAGGAGGTCGGAACCCCTAGTAATACTGACGTGTCTCAGGAGGTCGGAACCCCTAGTAATACTGACGAGTCTCAGGAGGACGGAACCCCTAGTAATACTGACGAGTCTCAGGAGGTCAGAACCCCTAGTAATACTGACGAGTCACAGGAGGACGGAACCCCTAGTAATACTGACGAGTCACAGGAGGACGGAACCCCTAGTAATACTGACGAGTCACAGGACGACGGAACCCCTAGTAATACTGACGAGTCTCAGGAGGACAAAACCCCTAGTAATACTGACGAGTCTCATGAGGACGGAACCCCTAGTAATACTGACGTGTCTTAGGAGGTCGGAACCCCTAGTAatactgatgtgtctcaggaGGACGGAACCCCTAGTAATACTGACGTGTCTCAGAAGGACGGAACCCCTAGTAATACTGACGTGTCTCAGGAGGTCGGAACCCCTAGTAATACTGACGTGTCTCAGAAGGACGGAACCCCTAGTAATACTGACGAGTCACAGGAGGACGGAACCCCTAGTAATACTGACGTGTCTCAGAAGGACGGAATCCCTAGTAATACTGACGAGTCACAGGAGGTCGGAACCCCTAGTAATACTGACATGTCTCAGCAGGACGGAACCCCTAGTAATACTGACGAGTCACAGCAGGACGGAACCCCTAGTAATACTGACGAGTCTCAGGAGGACGGAACCCCTAGTAATACTGACGAGTCTCATGAGGACGGAACCCCTAGTAATACTGACGAGTCTCAGGAGGACGGAACCCCTAGTAATACTGACGTGTCTCAGGAGGTCGGAACCCCTAGTAATACTGACGGCTCTCAGGAGGACGGAACCCCTAGTAATACTGACGTGTCTCAGGAGGACGGAACCCCTAGTAATACTGGCGTGTCTCAGGAGGACGGAACCCCTAGTAATACTGACGAGTCTCAGGAGGACGGAACCCCTAGTAATACTGACGTGTCTCAGGAGGACGGAATCCCTAGTAATACTGACGTGTCTCAGGAGGACGGAATCCCTAGTAATACTGACATGTCTCAGGAGGCCGGAACCCCTAGTAATACTGACGTGTCTCTGGAGGACAGAACCCCTAGTAATACTGACGTGTCTCAGGAGGACGGAACCCCTAGTAATACTGACGTGTCTCAGGAGGACGGAACCCCTAGTAATACTGACATGTCTCAGCAGGACGGAACCCCTAGTAATACTGGCGTGTCTCAGGAGGACGGAACCCCTAGTAATACTGACGAGTCTCAGGAGGAAGGAACCCCTAGTAATACTGACGAGTCACAGGAGGACAGAACCCCTAGTAATACTGACGAGTCACAGGAGGACAGAACCCCTAGTAATACTGACGAGTCACAGGAGGACGGAACCCCTAGTAATACTGACGAGTCACAGGAGGACGGAACCCCTAGTAATACTGACGAGTCTCAGGAGGACGGAACCCCTATCGTTACTGACGAGTCTCTGGACCGAGTatttctagtttttttttttattgcagtTCATCAGACCATACTGACGTCTTGGAGGTTTTATAATACCCGCGTTTTATGAAGTACGTATAATGAGACTAAGGGTTCGGTATCGGTCAAATGAACATCCAGTGAAGATCTGAGGTATGGGGTTCGATTCCTAGCTGCATGGAGCGGTTGTGTGTTTCTCAAGAAGCTGATAGCAGACTTCAGGACcgtgctgtcatggttgtgtccttacGCAAGTTACTTTTCTATGGCTATGGCGTTGGCTTTCCACAGACAACAAGTTAACCAGCAATAGGTGTAGCATATGACACCAACGAGAGTAAGAATACTTCGGAAAGTCAAACCTACATCAgacttttttgtgtgtgtgttctgTAATGGCGAAGATTGAAAATGTTACCAAGCAATAATGATGTCCGTTTGGTTCGTTGTTTGCGGGAGTTTTAATTCAAAACTACGCGATATTAAGACAATAATTGTCggtatacatattttttatttgtatttctaaATCTCGTAGGGgacattaaaatttattttaattcaaacCTCTTTCAGTAGACCAATTTGATATACTACTTCATCATAGAAGCTCGGATCGAGATGCGCGAGATGCTTTATCATTCTGGGCACTGTAAAATTCTGATTTGGGGTATCAGTACAAGTATCAAGTACATGTTATTGCGTCACAGTACAAGTACGTCACGGCTCCGCCTCCCGCGGTATTTGATTAAGTGGTGGTGTTCACAGTGTCATAATTCACATTATATGTACGTTCCAATTACATCGACTggaatttttcaaaagtttcaaTCCATCATAAACTAGGAATTAGAGGCCACGATGGGTAACTTATCAGACATGCGTGTTACACATATATAGATCAATTTCAATACCCATGCGAAAGTTTTATCAGTATGTAATGAACTGTGAGGTATGGGGAACTCGCTTTACGCTACATATCGCAAGCAAAACCAGACACGTCTTTTCTGTTCCAAGTCTTTATAAAGAATCCAAATGTATCTCACAAACGAAAAGAATTacaacaaaggggaataactcatatacatatggagttagattatctcccctagactgTACAATTATGTGATCTCGTAACACCcatacaacctacatacacaaCATCCCCGCccacaaaataaaatttggCATACACAATTTTACCATGGGTGTACAGGATTATCATAAATGATGAAAAGGTGAAAATAATATCGAACCAAAtcaatatactgtatttgacctgttacgaaaatgttagaaaattgttgaaaataaagtaCTGTAACCAGAAAATAATGTCCAAAATTTGCATCAATGATATGTACCTGGTAGTATTAAAATCATTCTCATACAATGCAATTCCTGATAACTAACTCTCACACTTGCACTTTCCATTGAGCTCAATATGGATCACACATACAACATCCAGACAACAATAGCAAAGATGAAAGAGATTTTACATACAGATGACTTCAGATATTCAGCTAAGCATATCAAGTTAAACTTCTGTAACGTTCTATCAAGCTCAAGATTCAATAAACTTATATAAGACAATATTGATACATGTTTAAGAGATATCCAAATAGTTTGTTCTGGCATTACTCAACTAACTGCGTATATCATTGCAGCATCATCATGTTGCGTCATAAGACCATGTGATTAAAAGTTATAGAGTAATGAACCGTAATAAATCTTTTAActaatcaaacaatatataacattaacctGCCAGCTTTATACTTATTCCTATCGCTGAAAAAGATCTCGGCATGGCCTTATGGTTCTTCaatcaaaacacaaatataatatctaaatattactAAATACATACCAAAGCACAGAATTCCATGGCAAGCTACATGACATACAACATAATACCATCCTAAATCTATCCAATGACATATGCTCATCCTAGTATAAATTGTTAACCAATATGACATATTATCACAGTAATATCAGCAGAGATTTCGCTCTTAATTGATAGTGTATTTCTGATATAATTAATCTGAGAAAACATTCATAGTATTTGGAAAACAAAGATGTTGTgctatataattaaaacatggCAAAAGAGCAATAATAATCAACATTAATGAATCAAGAGCTAGATAAAAggtacatatttttttgttgaaTATAATAAATGTCTAGTTCAGATTCTTCATTTGTTGCAAGTCGAACGTCACTGCTGTAGTAGGTTGAAAATAAGTTCAAATATTGGTATGTAGTCCAGATATCTTTGGGTAGACCAGTTTAAT from Pecten maximus chromosome 1, xPecMax1.1, whole genome shotgun sequence includes these protein-coding regions:
- the LOC117341735 gene encoding uncharacterized protein DDB_G0290685-like — its product is MWLAQYNCCLLEYKVYGCRNIDSNVRAQTLSAVAGYTAGERDKEVVFFVNLQVTATPCNTDESQEDGTPCNTDESQEDGTPSNTDESQEDGTPSNTDESQEDGTPSNTDESQEDGTPSNTDESQEDGTPSNTDESQEDGTPSNTDESQEDGTPSNTDESQEDGTPSNTDKSQEDGTPSNTDESQEDGTPSNTDESQEDGTPSNTDESQEDGTPSNTDKSQEDGTPSNTDESQEDGIPSNTDESQEDGTPSNTDMS
- the LOC117341834 gene encoding cell wall protein IFF6-like, with translation MSQQDGTPSNTDESQQDGTPSNTDESQEDGTPSNTDESHEDGTPSNTDESQEDGTPSNTDVSQEVGTPSNTDGSQEDGTPSNTDVSQEDGTPSNTGVSQEDGTPSNTDESQEDGTPSNTDVSQEDGIPSNTDVSQEDGIPSNTDMSQEAGTPSNTDVSLEDRTPSNTDVSQEDGTPSNTDVSQEDGTPSNTDMSQQDGTPSNTGVSQEDGTPSNTDESQEEGTPSNTDESQEDRTPSNTDESQEDRTPSNTDESQEDGTPSNTDESQEDGTPSNTDESQEDGTPIVTDESLDRKLIADFRTVLSWLCPYASYFSMAMALAFHRQQVNQQ